The following proteins are encoded in a genomic region of Cyclonatronum proteinivorum:
- a CDS encoding T9SS type A sorting domain-containing protein, protein MKSFYTQSLRALCAMLLIAGLSFGAAQQADARQDNVIINGDFSSGLDSWTPFVADFAGVSADFSVIDGEAAITNISGAGGEVWYVQFNQILTESQVSSLQMGQNYKIQFDARSSEDGRQLRSYFGEEAGGFASINIADFNLTTEMQTYETVFTVDTTYPLMKLGFEMGFSNADVFIDNVSMVATEEEPTPPGGLTLPVTFDDPDIDYGLFDFEGAISEIVTDPTDPANMVVQTLKPEGAIFFAGTTVGDPDGFAEAIPFTPEETTMSVRVWSPVAGIPIRVKVENSNDPTVSVEAEVVNTVAEDWELLVFDFANQAPGTAPINFASTYNKFTIFFDFNFEDEAVERTYFWDDIAFGGEGVIVPPATPIGFVAQNNINGEPVGSGEMFLAAGPNNVENPNVEYRLYYARTADDVENPIEEANEYEFGSTPGDGDGVNAFGFNITGLDPGTSYTFWLHQYNSSTDLFSEPAVATEVSGGEGTSVEEPGELVRDFHLSQNYPNPFNPTTMIEFAVPEATEVTLEVFSINGQRVATLLNGSVQAGQHSVSFDATNLSSGIYLYRLQAGSEVMMRQMTLIK, encoded by the coding sequence ATGAAATCATTTTATACACAAAGCCTCAGAGCATTATGTGCTATGTTGCTGATCGCAGGCCTGAGTTTCGGTGCTGCACAACAGGCTGACGCCAGACAAGACAATGTCATTATTAACGGCGATTTTAGCTCCGGTCTCGACTCCTGGACGCCTTTCGTTGCAGATTTTGCCGGCGTTTCAGCCGATTTTAGCGTAATTGATGGCGAAGCAGCCATTACCAATATTTCCGGTGCCGGCGGAGAAGTATGGTATGTTCAGTTCAATCAAATTTTGACAGAATCGCAGGTTTCTTCCCTGCAGATGGGACAGAACTACAAAATTCAGTTCGACGCACGCTCAAGCGAAGACGGACGTCAGCTTCGCTCCTATTTCGGGGAAGAAGCTGGCGGGTTTGCCAGCATTAATATTGCTGATTTCAACCTGACCACTGAAATGCAGACCTATGAAACAGTCTTTACCGTTGACACCACTTACCCGCTGATGAAGCTTGGTTTTGAAATGGGTTTCAGTAACGCTGACGTTTTCATTGACAATGTTTCAATGGTAGCAACTGAAGAAGAGCCAACCCCTCCGGGCGGACTTACCCTGCCGGTAACATTTGACGATCCGGATATCGATTACGGTTTGTTCGATTTTGAAGGCGCAATCTCTGAGATCGTCACCGATCCTACTGACCCTGCCAATATGGTTGTGCAAACGCTCAAGCCTGAAGGCGCTATCTTCTTTGCAGGTACAACGGTAGGCGACCCTGACGGATTTGCAGAAGCCATTCCGTTTACACCTGAAGAAACAACCATGAGTGTTCGCGTGTGGTCACCTGTTGCTGGTATTCCTATTCGCGTCAAAGTTGAAAACTCAAATGATCCCACTGTTTCTGTAGAAGCAGAAGTGGTTAACACTGTTGCCGAGGATTGGGAATTGCTCGTATTCGATTTTGCAAATCAGGCACCTGGTACAGCTCCTATTAACTTCGCAAGTACCTACAACAAGTTTACCATTTTCTTTGACTTCAATTTTGAAGATGAAGCTGTTGAGCGTACGTACTTCTGGGATGATATTGCCTTCGGTGGCGAAGGCGTAATTGTTCCACCGGCAACACCAATCGGTTTTGTAGCACAAAATAACATTAACGGCGAACCTGTTGGCTCTGGTGAAATGTTCCTTGCTGCGGGTCCAAACAACGTTGAAAATCCAAATGTTGAGTATCGCTTGTATTACGCGCGTACCGCAGACGACGTTGAAAATCCGATTGAAGAAGCCAACGAGTACGAATTTGGTTCAACTCCAGGTGACGGAGACGGCGTAAATGCATTCGGTTTCAACATCACCGGTCTCGATCCGGGTACAAGCTACACCTTCTGGCTGCATCAGTATAACAGCAGCACCGACCTGTTTTCTGAGCCGGCTGTTGCAACGGAAGTATCCGGTGGCGAAGGTACAAGCGTTGAGGAACCCGGTGAATTGGTTCGCGATTTCCACCTCAGCCAAAACTACCCGAACCCGTTCAACCCAACAACAATGATCGAGTTCGCCGTACCTGAAGCTACGGAAGTAACCCTTGAAGTATTCTCTATCAACGGTCAGCGCGTTGCTACGCTTCTTAACGGAAGTGTACAGGCCGGTCAGCATAGCGTAAGCTTCGACGCGACCAACCTCTCAAGTGGTATTTACCTATACCGTCTGCAGGCTGGCAGTGAAGTGATGATGCGTCAGATGACCCTCATCAAATAA